In a genomic window of Prochlorococcus marinus subsp. marinus str. CCMP1375:
- the tsaB gene encoding tRNA (adenosine(37)-N6)-threonylcarbamoyltransferase complex dimerization subunit type 1 TsaB, translating into MKIIGQSKTFSKDEKFLLAFHSTTEKLGIGLIELNNEKPIFNSSIFDVGRGLSKELFNCIETILPINYWYQIERLAVATGPGSFTSTRVTIVLARTIAQQLNCSIDGISSFELMAYRLALETHIKEDTKKSFWITQPLKRRGTVAGKYEVIKSDENINNIKIKELKSPYLLSKEMEVTPAINASENVQIDIKTLLRISLDSYKNNIKSNWEEILPIYPTSPVE; encoded by the coding sequence ATGAAGATAATTGGCCAATCAAAAACATTTAGCAAAGATGAAAAGTTTCTTTTAGCATTCCATAGCACCACAGAAAAGCTTGGAATTGGTCTAATAGAGCTAAATAATGAAAAACCAATTTTTAACAGTTCGATATTTGATGTTGGCAGAGGTCTTTCGAAGGAGTTATTTAATTGCATAGAAACAATACTACCCATTAATTATTGGTATCAAATAGAACGACTAGCTGTAGCCACAGGCCCTGGAAGTTTTACTAGCACAAGAGTCACAATAGTTTTAGCCAGGACTATTGCTCAGCAATTAAATTGTTCCATTGATGGTATTAGCAGCTTTGAATTAATGGCCTATAGACTTGCCCTAGAAACCCACATAAAGGAAGATACTAAAAAATCATTTTGGATTACACAACCTCTAAAAAGGAGAGGAACAGTAGCAGGCAAATATGAGGTAATTAAATCTGATGAAAATATAAATAATATTAAGATTAAAGAGTTGAAGTCACCCTATCTTTTATCTAAAGAAATGGAAGTGACTCCAGCAATTAATGCTAGTGAAAATGTTCAAATAGATATTAAAACTCTCTTACGAATAAGTCTAGATTCATACAAAAATAATATTAAAAGTAACTGGGAAGAAATTCTTCCTATTTACCCTACTTCTCCCGTGGAATGA
- a CDS encoding Ycf34 family protein, translated as MCICVNCQWVDRCKAYHAVEKQHGVKHLNLKPDFEPQDPVIHISLIDLEQRSTEIEWDVQACKSFSRDDGRWLRICPNEALPK; from the coding sequence ATGTGCATATGTGTTAACTGTCAATGGGTCGATCGCTGCAAGGCCTATCACGCGGTAGAGAAGCAACATGGAGTCAAACATTTGAACTTAAAACCTGATTTTGAACCACAAGACCCAGTAATCCATATCAGTCTGATAGATCTAGAGCAAAGAAGCACAGAAATTGAATGGGATGTTCAAGCTTGTAAGAGTTTTTCTAGGGATGATGGACGATGGCTAAGGATATGTCCAAATGAAGCTTTACCTAAATGA
- a CDS encoding CCA tRNA nucleotidyltransferase, translating to MHISFSSEDQNSIKGNGSFLAKELLGSLQPEIWPFLLEDLPIGTVLVGGAIRDRLLNNYNSIPDLDFVVPKHAFQISKDLAKRYGGTAVHLDQHRDIARYVINDWKIDIASQIGKDLNDDLLRRDFTINAIALNIFPTPAFIDPAGGLDDLHNKKLVAISEQNFIDDPLRILRGLRLVSELNLKLESQTESLLKKNAGLLNRVASERIKVELERLVQGPWANDVIPLVIKMGLLRPWSLSNNEEYFHSLSLKNVSSFTAKELKIALPLVRLSNLLSVEGLVKLGFSKKTIKSCNLLKNWQKRNDGLSFRGLNEVDRLQLHIDLENHLPALILMLQTIDQKIWLERWRDLSDPLFHPSSPIDGNTLKDTFDAPEGPWIGALIHFLSKERAFGRLRNREEAFELARYWWEHNKPFCD from the coding sequence ATGCACATTTCTTTCTCCTCTGAAGATCAAAATAGTATCAAGGGTAATGGATCATTTTTGGCCAAGGAGCTTTTGGGAAGCCTCCAGCCTGAGATATGGCCTTTTCTATTGGAAGATCTTCCAATAGGAACGGTTTTAGTGGGTGGGGCAATAAGAGATAGATTGCTCAATAATTATAATTCTATTCCAGATCTTGATTTTGTTGTACCAAAACATGCTTTTCAGATTAGTAAAGATTTAGCAAAAAGATATGGAGGTACCGCAGTTCATCTTGATCAGCACAGAGATATTGCTAGATATGTCATTAATGATTGGAAGATTGATATCGCAAGTCAGATTGGTAAGGATTTAAATGACGATTTACTGAGAAGGGATTTTACAATTAATGCGATTGCCTTAAATATTTTTCCTACTCCTGCATTCATTGACCCTGCAGGTGGTCTTGATGATTTGCATAACAAAAAACTTGTCGCAATTTCAGAACAGAATTTCATTGACGACCCCTTAAGAATCCTTCGTGGATTAAGACTAGTGTCTGAGTTGAACCTGAAATTAGAATCTCAGACAGAATCGTTACTTAAAAAAAATGCAGGTTTATTAAATAGAGTTGCATCAGAAAGAATAAAAGTCGAGTTAGAAAGATTAGTTCAAGGCCCTTGGGCTAATGATGTAATTCCTTTGGTTATAAAAATGGGATTACTGCGGCCTTGGTCTCTATCGAATAATGAAGAATATTTTCATTCTTTATCTTTAAAAAATGTTTCTTCTTTCACAGCCAAGGAATTAAAGATTGCCTTGCCCTTAGTTCGATTGTCAAATTTATTAAGTGTAGAAGGATTAGTAAAATTGGGTTTTAGCAAAAAAACAATAAAGTCGTGCAATCTTCTGAAAAATTGGCAGAAAAGAAATGATGGTTTGAGTTTTAGAGGTCTTAACGAAGTTGACCGCTTACAGTTACATATTGACCTGGAAAACCATTTGCCTGCCTTAATTCTTATGCTTCAAACGATTGATCAGAAGATTTGGTTAGAGCGATGGAGGGATCTTTCTGACCCTTTATTTCACCCTTCTTCACCAATTGATGGAAACACTTTGAAAGATACTTTTGATGCTCCTGAAGGCCCATGGATTGGTGCCTTAATTCATTTTTTAAGCAAGGAAAGAGCCTTTGGACGCTTGCGTAATCGTGAAGAAGCTTTTGAATTAGCTCGTTACTGGTGGGAACATAACAAACCTTTTTGTGATTAA
- a CDS encoding RNA recognition motif domain-containing protein — MSVRLYIGNLPQNLKIKELEALFASIGKGIRFKAVFDRDTKACRGFGFANINDEKMAEEVIEKLNGYDFNGTNLRVERSERKESNSTSGRRNNGPGSNKGKPVSRKDVKKVVHSDAPSKEAPDPRWAGEFSKLKELLANQKTAV; from the coding sequence ATGAGTGTTCGTCTTTACATCGGTAATTTGCCGCAAAATTTAAAAATTAAGGAGTTAGAAGCGCTCTTTGCAAGCATTGGTAAAGGAATTCGCTTTAAGGCGGTTTTCGATAGAGATACTAAGGCATGTCGGGGATTTGGATTTGCCAATATTAACGATGAGAAGATGGCCGAAGAAGTTATTGAAAAGCTCAATGGATATGATTTTAACGGCACTAATTTGAGGGTTGAGCGCTCAGAACGCAAAGAATCTAATTCAACTTCTGGACGACGCAACAATGGCCCTGGAAGCAACAAAGGGAAGCCTGTAAGTCGTAAAGATGTTAAGAAAGTTGTTCATAGTGATGCTCCTAGTAAAGAAGCACCAGATCCTCGTTGGGCCGGAGAATTTTCAAAATTAAAGGAACTTCTTGCTAATCAGAAAACAGCTGTCTGA
- a CDS encoding phytoene synthase translates to MNIENSVNLDGAYEICRKETAQWAKTFYLGTLLLPPHKRKAIWAIYVWCRRTDELMDSKEAQQCSKTELADRLDQWELRTRGIFKGNVQDELDGVMADTIENFPQSIQPYLDMIEGQRMDLEKTRYSTFEELKLYCYRVAGTVGLMTQNVMGIDPAYTNAPWSEQPDPSQAAVALGIANQLTNILRDVGEDRTRGRIYLPQEDLKKFGYSEEDLMQGEINPQWKELMAFQLKRARDWFDISEEGVKWLSADARWPVWTSLRLYRGILNSIERLDYDVFNNRAYVNKFVKMLELPISYLIAQTK, encoded by the coding sequence ATGAATATTGAAAATTCAGTAAATCTTGATGGTGCCTATGAAATATGTAGAAAGGAAACCGCACAATGGGCAAAAACATTTTATTTAGGAACCCTTCTACTTCCTCCTCATAAACGAAAAGCCATTTGGGCAATATACGTTTGGTGTAGGAGAACTGATGAGCTTATGGATAGCAAAGAAGCACAACAATGTTCGAAAACAGAATTAGCTGATCGATTGGATCAATGGGAATTACGTACCAGGGGAATTTTCAAAGGAAATGTACAAGATGAATTAGATGGAGTAATGGCTGACACTATTGAAAATTTCCCACAATCAATTCAACCATATTTAGACATGATTGAAGGTCAAAGAATGGATTTGGAGAAAACTAGGTATTCAACATTTGAAGAACTAAAGCTCTATTGCTATAGGGTTGCTGGAACAGTAGGCCTAATGACTCAAAATGTTATGGGCATAGATCCTGCGTACACTAATGCTCCTTGGAGTGAGCAACCAGATCCTTCTCAAGCAGCAGTTGCTCTTGGAATTGCTAATCAACTCACGAATATTCTTAGAGACGTCGGCGAAGATCGAACAAGAGGTCGTATTTATTTGCCTCAAGAAGACTTAAAGAAATTTGGATACTCTGAAGAAGATCTAATGCAAGGAGAAATCAATCCTCAATGGAAAGAACTGATGGCATTTCAATTGAAACGAGCTAGAGATTGGTTTGACATCTCTGAAGAAGGAGTGAAATGGCTTTCTGCAGACGCGAGATGGCCAGTATGGACATCTTTAAGGCTATACAGAGGAATTCTTAATTCAATAGAAAGACTTGACTATGACGTTTTCAATAACAGAGCTTATGTAAACAAATTCGTGAAAATGTTGGAACTGCCAATTAGTTATCTAATAGCTCAAACAAAATGA
- the pds gene encoding 15-cis-phytoene desaturase, producing the protein MRVAIAGAGLAGLTCAKYLADQGHTPILFEARDVLGGKVAAWKDEEGDWYETGLHIFFGAYPNMLQLFEELGIQDRLQWKSHSMIFNQPEEPGTYSRFDFPDLPAPINGIAAILKNNDMLTISEKLSFGVGLIPAMLRGQKYVEECDSLSWSEWLRAQNIPERVNDEVFIAMSKALNFINPDEISSTVLLTALNRFLQEKNGSKMAFLDGAPPERLCQPIVDHIQSLGGEVHMNSPLKKINLNDDSSVKSFSIMQTSLGESNEIIADAYVSALPVDLFKLLIPQEWKGIDTFKKLDGLRGVPVINIHLWFNKKLTDIDHLLFSRSPLLSVYADMSITCKEYEDPNRSMLELVFAPAKDWINKSEEAIIEATMEELKKLFPDHFTGNDQAVLRKYKVIKTPLSVYKSTPGCQKLRPDQKTPITNFFLAGDYTMQRYLASMEGAVLSGKLCADKVNQYTKKLLETNQKNAL; encoded by the coding sequence ATGCGTGTTGCCATTGCAGGAGCAGGTTTAGCAGGTCTGACATGTGCAAAATACTTGGCTGACCAAGGGCACACCCCTATTCTCTTCGAAGCTCGAGATGTCTTGGGAGGGAAAGTCGCAGCTTGGAAAGATGAAGAAGGAGACTGGTATGAAACAGGGCTTCACATCTTTTTTGGCGCTTATCCAAATATGCTCCAGCTCTTTGAAGAATTAGGGATTCAAGATCGATTGCAATGGAAAAGTCATTCAATGATTTTTAATCAGCCTGAAGAACCCGGAACATATAGTCGTTTTGATTTTCCTGATCTACCTGCACCAATTAATGGAATAGCTGCAATATTAAAAAATAATGACATGCTAACGATCTCAGAAAAGCTTTCTTTTGGCGTTGGACTCATTCCTGCGATGCTTCGAGGTCAAAAATATGTAGAAGAATGCGACTCGTTATCTTGGAGTGAATGGTTAAGAGCACAAAATATTCCAGAAAGGGTTAACGATGAAGTTTTTATTGCCATGAGCAAAGCACTTAATTTTATTAATCCGGACGAAATATCTTCTACTGTATTACTAACTGCTTTAAATAGATTTCTTCAAGAAAAAAATGGATCAAAGATGGCTTTTCTTGATGGCGCACCTCCAGAAAGATTATGTCAACCAATAGTGGATCATATTCAATCGTTAGGAGGAGAAGTTCATATGAATAGTCCGCTTAAGAAAATTAATTTAAATGATGATTCCAGTGTCAAAAGTTTCAGTATTATGCAAACATCTCTAGGCGAATCTAATGAAATCATTGCTGATGCCTATGTAAGTGCGCTACCAGTAGATTTATTTAAATTACTTATTCCACAAGAATGGAAAGGTATTGATACATTTAAAAAGTTAGATGGATTAAGGGGAGTACCAGTTATAAATATTCATCTTTGGTTTAATAAAAAGCTAACAGATATTGATCATTTATTATTTAGTCGTTCTCCTTTGCTAAGTGTATATGCTGATATGAGTATCACTTGCAAGGAATATGAAGATCCTAATAGATCTATGTTAGAGCTTGTTTTTGCTCCTGCTAAAGATTGGATAAATAAAAGTGAAGAAGCTATAATCGAAGCTACTATGGAAGAACTAAAAAAACTATTCCCTGACCATTTTACTGGAAATGATCAGGCTGTTCTTAGAAAATATAAGGTTATAAAAACTCCTCTATCTGTATATAAATCAACACCAGGCTGTCAAAAACTACGGCCAGATCAAAAAACACCTATCACCAATTTCTTCCTTGCAGGTGATTACACGATGCAACGATATCTTGCATCTATGGAAGGCGCTGTACTTAGTGGAAAACTTTGTGCTGATAAAGTTAATCAATATACAAAAAAATTATTGGAAACCAACCAGAAGAATGCTCTTTAA
- a CDS encoding NAD(P)H-quinone oxidoreductase subunit M produces the protein MTDPLLKCTTRHIRIFTAITQNNNLIEDSDHLTMDLDPDNEFLWENQAIEKVQNRFSELVESQVGQELSDYVLRKIGSDLESYIRQMLQAGEVSYNPDSRVLNYSMGLPRTPELL, from the coding sequence ATGACAGATCCCCTCTTAAAATGCACTACAAGGCACATACGCATTTTTACTGCCATTACTCAAAACAATAATTTGATTGAGGATAGCGATCATTTAACAATGGATTTAGACCCTGACAACGAGTTTCTTTGGGAAAACCAAGCTATAGAGAAAGTACAGAATCGATTTTCTGAATTAGTTGAATCGCAAGTTGGTCAAGAATTGAGTGATTACGTATTAAGAAAAATTGGTTCAGACCTTGAATCTTATATTCGGCAGATGCTGCAAGCAGGTGAAGTGAGTTATAACCCTGATTCCCGAGTTCTTAATTATTCAATGGGACTTCCTAGAACACCCGAATTATTGTGA
- a CDS encoding DUF3172 domain-containing protein: MNTGTIAILAGVLVLGVGIGSAITSTTQGGEGNIASQQQLDMAVPDPEFCRQWGASAFVIDIEMYTTLNPSTSFVTQPALQPGCVIRRENWSLLQKQGAITNEDVRECKQRMNTFAYIGSIRDNPIVRCVYQADVKDNKFIIKGVEDEGIRVNQEAIQF; encoded by the coding sequence ATGAATACAGGAACTATTGCAATTCTCGCTGGAGTTCTAGTGCTGGGCGTAGGAATAGGTAGTGCAATCACTAGCACTACTCAAGGTGGGGAGGGGAATATTGCTAGTCAACAACAATTAGATATGGCAGTTCCAGATCCTGAATTTTGTAGGCAATGGGGAGCTAGTGCTTTTGTTATTGATATTGAAATGTATACAACCCTCAATCCTTCTACTAGCTTTGTGACTCAACCAGCATTGCAGCCTGGATGTGTAATACGTAGAGAGAATTGGTCTCTTTTGCAAAAGCAAGGTGCAATTACAAATGAAGATGTTAGAGAATGTAAGCAGCGTATGAATACTTTTGCTTATATAGGATCAATTCGTGATAATCCAATTGTTCGATGTGTTTATCAGGCGGATGTTAAGGATAATAAATTTATTATTAAGGGTGTAGAAGATGAAGGTATTCGAGTGAATCAGGAGGCTATTCAGTTCTAA
- a CDS encoding LysR family transcriptional regulator: protein MAELPFTLDQLRILKAIVHEGSFKKAAESLYVTQPAVSLQIQNLEKQLEIAIFDRGGRKAQLTEAGKLLLKYCERILTQCDEACGAIEDLHNLKGGSLIIGASQTTGTYLMPRMIGLFRQKFPEVSVQLQVHSTRRTGWSVANGQIDLAIIGGQLPNELNELLHIIPYATDQLALILSQKHPLARMKELTKEDLYRLGFVTLDSQSTTRKVVDQLLKDSGLDVQRLRIEMELNSLEAIKNAVQSGLGAAFLPVVSIERELLAGTVHKPLVADLEVKRELKLISNPNRYTSRAAEAFTKEILPIFASDDSPIRRKLKE from the coding sequence TAGATCAACTTCGCATCCTCAAGGCAATTGTCCATGAGGGTAGCTTCAAGAAGGCTGCGGAAAGTCTTTATGTGACTCAACCAGCTGTAAGCCTTCAAATTCAAAACTTGGAAAAGCAATTAGAAATAGCAATCTTTGACAGAGGAGGAAGAAAAGCTCAACTAACCGAAGCTGGAAAATTATTACTTAAATACTGCGAAAGGATTCTGACTCAATGCGATGAAGCTTGTGGAGCTATTGAAGATTTACACAATCTGAAGGGTGGCTCTTTAATTATTGGTGCCAGTCAAACAACCGGCACATATTTAATGCCTAGGATGATCGGATTATTCCGCCAAAAATTTCCTGAAGTCTCGGTGCAACTGCAAGTACATAGCACTAGGCGAACTGGCTGGAGCGTTGCCAATGGGCAAATTGATCTCGCAATTATCGGAGGTCAATTACCTAACGAACTCAATGAATTACTGCACATCATTCCTTATGCAACTGATCAATTGGCTTTGATTCTTTCACAAAAGCATCCTTTAGCAAGAATGAAAGAGTTAACGAAGGAAGATTTATATCGCCTGGGATTTGTCACACTTGATTCACAATCAACAACAAGAAAAGTAGTAGATCAATTACTTAAAGATTCTGGATTAGATGTACAACGTCTACGTATAGAAATGGAATTAAATTCTTTAGAGGCAATTAAAAATGCTGTGCAATCAGGCCTAGGCGCAGCTTTCCTGCCTGTAGTATCTATTGAAAGAGAGCTTCTGGCTGGAACCGTTCACAAACCACTTGTAGCAGATTTAGAAGTAAAAAGAGAGCTTAAGTTAATAAGCAATCCTAATCGTTATACATCTAGAGCCGCAGAGGCTTTTACAAAAGAAATTCTACCTATTTTTGCTAGTGATGATAGTCCTATCCGTAGAAAACTAAAAGAGTAA